Proteins encoded by one window of Aureibacter tunicatorum:
- a CDS encoding 2OG-Fe(II) oxygenase, whose protein sequence is MNMAEQQPKLECGHDRDQFNTEEKCLKCIYQDSIKVYEDFFTEEECDYIVKLSQGSFERSFTGGDQKTISDIRTSYSAFFDGWDNKRIRPLYDRVAKLMKINAENIEPFQCVSYEDFQYYKPHLDAFDIEGSDKTLMHGGQRWGTLLVYLTDDYKGGETYFPEIGYKVKPKKGKAIFFFNLDDKGNRHPYSLHTGLPVYEGKKYACNIWLRENSFR, encoded by the coding sequence ATGAATATGGCAGAGCAACAACCTAAACTCGAATGCGGTCATGATCGGGACCAGTTTAATACAGAAGAAAAGTGCTTGAAATGCATCTATCAAGACTCGATCAAAGTGTATGAGGATTTTTTCACGGAAGAAGAATGCGACTATATTGTGAAGCTTAGCCAGGGAAGTTTTGAAAGAAGCTTCACCGGCGGCGATCAAAAAACCATTTCCGATATAAGAACAAGCTACAGCGCTTTCTTTGACGGTTGGGATAATAAGCGTATAAGACCTCTCTATGATAGAGTAGCTAAGCTTATGAAGATCAATGCGGAGAATATAGAGCCTTTTCAATGCGTGTCATATGAGGATTTTCAATATTACAAGCCGCATTTAGATGCCTTTGATATAGAGGGAAGCGATAAGACCTTGATGCATGGAGGCCAAAGGTGGGGAACATTGCTTGTGTATCTTACTGACGATTACAAAGGAGGAGAGACTTACTTTCCGGAAATAGGGTACAAGGTAAAGCCTAAAAAAGGAAAAGCTATCTTTTTCTTCAATCTCGATGACAAAGGCAACAGACATCCCTATTCTTTGCATACTGGATTGCCTGTGTACGAAGGCAAGAAATACGCTTGCAATATCTGGTTGAGAGAGAATAGTTTCCGATAA
- a CDS encoding helix-turn-helix domain-containing protein, producing MITKPNYYAIIPAQVRYDNNISDKAKLLYGEITSLSNKEGYCYASNKYFANLYDCSESTISRLISQLHKSNHIDVRLEANTNRKIFLKDSKTAANNATGGKAVSSKPLCKNEEGHKQNQTGGLGVFEQHNIKANNKENTKSNILRPATDSNINNSFKENNQKIDGDAWNMTVQSYLNFYERNVGIKPKFEAKEAANLKRIILFLKNSKTNTSWSQSIDSLNFIFSSWDQLPSFFKDRMDVSSIYFNINNILAYLKNINKPTQNMKSSIEEDLAYFRRKRME from the coding sequence ATGATCACAAAACCAAACTATTATGCCATCATTCCTGCTCAAGTAAGATATGACAACAATATCAGCGATAAAGCAAAGCTTCTTTATGGAGAGATAACATCTTTGTCCAACAAGGAAGGGTATTGCTATGCAAGCAATAAATACTTCGCGAACTTATACGATTGCAGTGAATCTACGATCAGCAGGCTTATTTCTCAGTTGCACAAATCCAATCACATAGACGTAAGGCTGGAAGCCAATACGAATAGGAAGATCTTTCTGAAGGATTCAAAAACCGCAGCGAATAATGCAACAGGGGGCAAAGCAGTTTCGAGTAAGCCCCTATGCAAAAATGAAGAGGGGCATAAGCAAAATCAAACAGGGGGCCTAGGCGTTTTTGAGCAACATAATATTAAAGCTAATAATAAAGAAAATACTAAATCAAATATTTTGCGTCCCGCAACGGATTCAAACATTAATAATTCATTTAAAGAGAATAATCAAAAAATCGACGGTGATGCATGGAACATGACTGTCCAGTCCTATTTGAATTTTTACGAACGAAATGTGGGGATAAAACCCAAGTTTGAAGCTAAGGAAGCAGCCAACCTTAAGCGAATTATTTTATTTTTGAAAAACTCCAAAACAAATACTTCTTGGTCTCAAAGCATTGACAGTTTGAATTTTATTTTTTCCTCATGGGATCAATTGCCTTCATTTTTCAAAGACAGAATGGATGTAAGCAGTATTTATTTCAATATCAACAACATTTTGGCTTACCTGAAAAACATCAACAAACCTACTCAAAACATGAAATCATCCATTGAGGAAGACTTGGCATATTTCAGACGCAAAAGAATGGAATAA
- a CDS encoding replication initiation protein yields the protein MALIHESYIRDYKIVKSNKFINSRQPNISLNAQRVLIFAMAMIKPEDHILKAIDVPIRLVLGKSADDKLQGYDYKKVREAAKELMDLKIEVEGDDGAWEEINFIQKSSGKAGVSYISIKFSDDVREFLLDLKDNYTSYVLNSVYNFKNPYSLRIYELCKQYLKIGKREISVDKLKFLLSIENKHNRWSNFKQNVIDKSCNEINEFSDILISFDEIKTGRKITGLVFYIERQKKPGVELMLNKEISSLDQHADALIASRTDIKNPEAYKAKLINSEDFKKDFERQQIEKESKIRKQALKQKEKEEKKQAKEKSELYNKYYLDVRKKYIEEFPDSFKAKYVEWVKENGNAEEKKSLQELIEKREKAPQRCWNLYGTFLIKNFGTEEDLKWLDIEQWWMDNQLNNTVEQSAF from the coding sequence ATGGCGTTAATTCATGAGTCATATATTAGAGACTATAAGATAGTTAAGTCCAACAAGTTCATCAATTCGAGACAGCCCAATATATCGCTTAATGCGCAAAGGGTGCTTATTTTTGCCATGGCGATGATTAAGCCGGAAGATCATATTCTGAAGGCTATTGATGTGCCTATCAGGCTTGTTTTGGGAAAATCAGCTGACGATAAATTGCAAGGCTATGATTACAAGAAAGTCAGGGAAGCTGCGAAAGAGTTGATGGATTTGAAAATCGAAGTTGAAGGCGATGACGGAGCTTGGGAAGAAATTAACTTTATTCAGAAGTCATCAGGAAAGGCTGGAGTGTCGTATATTTCAATTAAGTTCTCAGACGATGTGAGAGAATTTTTGCTTGACTTGAAAGACAACTATACCAGCTATGTCTTGAACTCGGTTTATAATTTTAAAAACCCTTATTCCTTGAGAATTTATGAGCTTTGCAAGCAGTATTTGAAAATTGGGAAGCGGGAGATTAGTGTCGATAAGTTGAAGTTTTTGTTATCGATAGAAAACAAGCATAATCGCTGGAGTAATTTCAAGCAAAATGTGATCGACAAGTCTTGCAATGAGATTAATGAATTTTCGGATATTTTGATATCCTTTGATGAGATCAAAACGGGACGAAAAATCACAGGTTTGGTATTTTATATCGAACGGCAGAAGAAGCCAGGAGTTGAGCTCATGCTTAATAAGGAAATAAGTTCCTTAGATCAACATGCAGATGCACTTATAGCTTCTCGTACCGATATTAAGAACCCAGAGGCCTATAAGGCTAAATTGATCAACTCAGAGGACTTCAAGAAAGATTTCGAGCGCCAACAAATAGAGAAAGAGTCCAAGATCAGGAAGCAGGCTCTCAAGCAAAAGGAAAAAGAAGAAAAGAAACAAGCAAAGGAAAAGTCCGAGCTATACAATAAGTATTATTTGGATGTTCGAAAGAAGTATATCGAAGAGTTTCCGGATTCTTTCAAAGCCAAATATGTGGAATGGGTAAAAGAAAATGGGAATGCCGAGGAGAAGAAATCCTTGCAGGAACTTATTGAGAAAAGAGAGAAAGCTCCTCAAAGGTGTTGGAATCTCTACGGCACGTTTCTTATCAAAAACTTTGGAACAGAAGAGGATTTAAAATGGCTTGATATTGAACAATGGTGGATGGATAATCAGTTGAATAATACGGTTGAACAGTCAGCCTTTTGA
- a CDS encoding M12 family metallo-peptidase, giving the protein MKNLFFVVAMYAALFLSSCSNSSDEINDDIQSLSQGDFISDQMAKLHDAGFDTSKLELSHDHFVYDGDMLIGFDDVEEVGFHSVSDMIFGDNSRVKQRIYGNGVPRHLVDDVKIYVNSDVPTKWKNATNRAISKWNALNQGNSKIKITLTSSSSSAHIRVQKYYSDNNVLANAYSATSTKIGSPISVNTKYNHWTEDGLTTVMMHELGHCFGLAHTNDNSETLLAGTPASDSQSIMNSSTGNSYRPFSFYDKKAVEILYPKASSSINLSISGPSSYRVVSGRNYHAEWILSIGANSEAPYEITWYTRTGSTWVEYSSAKNSTTIDNQQFPRVSYSIDIKAVVKDKNNKTGEIIKSNIRAN; this is encoded by the coding sequence ATGAAAAACTTATTTTTTGTAGTCGCAATGTATGCTGCATTGTTCTTATCATCGTGTTCAAACTCATCCGATGAGATAAATGATGATATTCAATCATTAAGTCAGGGCGATTTTATTTCAGATCAAATGGCAAAGTTGCACGATGCTGGCTTCGATACCAGCAAGCTGGAGTTAAGCCATGATCACTTTGTCTATGATGGAGATATGTTGATTGGTTTTGATGATGTCGAAGAGGTTGGCTTTCATTCAGTAAGCGATATGATCTTTGGAGATAATTCTCGAGTTAAGCAAAGAATTTATGGAAATGGAGTGCCTCGACATTTGGTTGATGATGTGAAAATTTACGTTAATTCGGATGTTCCAACTAAATGGAAAAATGCCACAAATAGAGCAATTAGCAAATGGAATGCGCTAAATCAAGGCAATTCTAAAATTAAAATCACATTGACTTCAAGTTCGAGTAGCGCTCATATAAGAGTTCAAAAATACTATTCTGATAATAATGTGCTTGCGAATGCATATAGTGCTACCTCAACCAAAATAGGTTCTCCTATCAGTGTAAATACCAAGTACAATCATTGGACTGAAGACGGACTCACCACCGTTATGATGCATGAGTTGGGCCATTGTTTTGGACTTGCTCATACCAATGACAATAGCGAAACGCTTTTAGCAGGAACACCTGCATCCGATAGCCAGTCTATAATGAATAGCTCTACAGGGAATTCATATAGACCTTTTTCATTTTATGATAAAAAAGCTGTTGAGATTTTGTATCCAAAAGCTTCCTCTAGTATAAACTTGAGTATATCAGGCCCTAGCTCTTATAGAGTTGTGTCAGGTAGAAATTATCATGCTGAATGGATCTTGTCCATAGGCGCAAATTCTGAGGCTCCATATGAGATCACATGGTATACTCGAACAGGAAGCACTTGGGTTGAATATTCATCCGCAAAGAATAGCACTACTATAGATAATCAACAATTTCCACGTGTGTCTTATTCTATAGATATAAAAGCAGTAGTAAAAGACAAGAATAACAAGACTGGCGAAATAATCAAATCAAATATAAGAGCAAATTAG
- a CDS encoding helix-turn-helix domain-containing protein, which produces MVPINRALKYIEKHLSYEIDIEKLAKASYISKYHMARVFKTLTGYAPMEYVRNRRLTEAAKKLIREKESVYSIGFDVGYSSPAAFTKAFVQRFSIPPSACKAKFDQLESLFVEPILISQMNIKISNPKYEPELNIQLVGIEQFAENLDEKLWAKLAELPFPPSYFNHNKICSIYNYSDIGELKSHFVGYPLESIDSLNSPFTIKTLSLKKCVVFNHIGNAKSIEDFNIAIFAEWLPENKIRLKNAQQIHFTKPLSNYNKEQANDPDHQFELELWIPILE; this is translated from the coding sequence ATGGTACCTATTAACAGAGCATTAAAATATATTGAAAAACATCTGAGCTATGAGATAGACATTGAAAAGCTAGCTAAGGCAAGCTATATCAGTAAATATCATATGGCTAGAGTTTTTAAAACTCTTACAGGCTATGCTCCAATGGAATATGTTAGGAATAGGAGATTAACTGAAGCTGCGAAAAAATTAATCCGTGAAAAAGAATCTGTATACTCAATAGGGTTTGATGTAGGTTATAGTTCTCCGGCGGCTTTTACAAAAGCCTTTGTCCAACGTTTTTCAATACCGCCATCAGCCTGCAAGGCTAAATTTGATCAACTAGAATCCCTATTTGTCGAACCTATATTAATTAGTCAAATGAATATAAAAATATCCAACCCTAAGTATGAGCCTGAGCTTAATATTCAACTTGTGGGTATTGAGCAATTTGCAGAAAACTTGGATGAGAAACTTTGGGCCAAGTTGGCGGAGCTTCCGTTTCCTCCATCCTATTTCAATCATAATAAAATTTGCAGCATTTACAATTATTCTGACATAGGAGAATTGAAATCTCATTTTGTAGGGTATCCATTAGAATCCATTGATTCGCTTAATTCACCATTTACTATAAAGACTTTAAGCTTAAAAAAATGCGTGGTTTTCAATCATATAGGAAACGCAAAATCCATTGAAGACTTTAATATTGCCATATTTGCCGAATGGTTGCCGGAGAATAAAATAAGACTTAAAAATGCTCAACAGATACACTTCACAAAGCCATTGTCAAATTATAATAAGGAACAAGCCAACGACCCAGATCATCAGTTTGAATTGGAGCTGTGGATACCAATTTTAGAATAA
- a CDS encoding ankyrin repeat domain-containing protein: MSKGIDINNIIENLDIESFKLWLDYKYNVDLKLLNGNDNSPSLIQYVLYEIDDPKDDNIINEMILLLINKGANVNTVYEDEYPILYAVLEERPLIVKTLLEANADIDIKDEIGRTPLTSAVISENIEIVKLLVKYSNRISINREGSIWVKTPLGIAFSNLNLEIIELLLKNNANPYLLDFDNGNIPIIDNIPKHLKEQIMILIDKYYHSS, from the coding sequence ATGAGTAAAGGCATTGATATTAATAATATAATTGAGAATTTAGATATAGAATCTTTCAAATTATGGCTAGACTATAAGTATAATGTAGATCTAAAATTATTAAATGGCAATGATAATTCCCCCTCTTTAATTCAATATGTTTTGTATGAAATTGATGACCCAAAAGATGATAATATTATTAATGAGATGATATTATTATTAATTAACAAAGGGGCAAATGTAAATACTGTTTATGAAGATGAGTATCCCATTCTTTATGCAGTATTAGAAGAAAGGCCTTTAATAGTTAAAACCTTATTAGAGGCTAATGCTGATATCGATATTAAAGATGAAATAGGTAGAACACCTTTAACTTCAGCTGTAATTAGTGAAAACATTGAGATTGTAAAATTATTAGTGAAATACTCAAATAGAATTTCAATAAATAGAGAAGGGAGTATTTGGGTTAAAACGCCATTAGGAATAGCATTTTCTAATCTAAATTTAGAGATAATTGAATTATTATTAAAAAATAATGCGAATCCTTATCTTTTAGATTTTGATAATGGAAATATTCCAATTATAGATAATATTCCAAAGCACTTAAAGGAACAAATAATGATTCTAATTGATAAATATTACCATTCTTCATAG